One window of Oryza brachyantha chromosome 12, ObraRS2, whole genome shotgun sequence genomic DNA carries:
- the LOC102705687 gene encoding E3 ubiquitin protein ligase DRIP2-like yields the protein MQSGPAAVEAKKEEVEEEVVVEEDEEEEGCGKEEEEDEEEEEGGGRRQRQQQQRRRRRRRRGAASEVVMVKRELLARCMTCPLCHRILREATTVSECLHTFCRKCIYKKLNDEELEHCPVCKIDLGCAPLEKLRADHNIQDVRSKIFPLKRKKINTEGIESPIVLPAKRKERSISSLVVNTPEITPKSLTGRRTRAATRKSAAALRDLGPIIPPVKKDSDNSNKNADNSSLLDSLSKVPQTRRQLLSNAETSSHPSNKDKGGDNKDFDKSELWRPLNCLVEAASKTKSFRSSPAARGNQPNESASSANASRTKAKEYLLKPKVQDEKKEIPVTTVPFKRKGPGRGRKPAQPPATAVPSSAVSKNDKLSTPVWFSLIASFDQKGAPPLPQIPTHYLRIKDDNMPASSIQKYIMQKLSLPSETEVEISCCGQPVNPIQPLRNLIERWLRFGPARPLQTVVGSAGGDYVMVISYGRPKSA from the exons ATGCAGTCCGGGCCGGCGGCTGTGGAGGCGaagaaggaggaggtggaggaggaggtggtggtggaggaggatgaggaggaggagggatgcggaaaagaggaggaggaggatgaggaggaggaggaagggggcgggaggcggcagcggcagcagcagcagcggcgacggcggcggcggcggcgcggggcggccAGCGAGGTGGTGATGGTGAAGCGGGAGCTGCTCGCCCGCTGCATGACGTGCCCGCTCTGTCACCGCATCCTCCGCGAGGCCACCACCGTCTCCGAGTGCCTCCACACCT TTTGTAGAAAGTGTATCTATAAGAAgcttaatgatgaagagctagaACATTGCCCTGTCTGCAAAATTGATCTTGGCTGTGCTCCACTTGAAAAGCTTAG GGCTGATCACAACATACAAGATGTgaggtcaaaaatatttccattgaaaagaaagaagattaATACTGAAGGAATTGAATCTCCTATTGTGCTGCCTGCTAAAAGGAAAGAGAGGTCTATCTCTTCATTGGTGGTCAATACACCTGAAATAACACCAAAGAGTTTGACAGGACGCCGAACAAGGGCAGCTACCAGGAAGTCTGCTGCCGCATTACGCGACCTTGGTCCTATCATTCCTCCTGTCAAAAAGGATAGCGATAACAGCAACAAGAATGCTGATAATTCAAGCTTGCTAGACAGCTTGAGCAAAGTACCTCAAACAAGAAGACAG CTATTATCAAATGCAGAAACATCAAGTCATCCCTCTAATAAAGATAAAGGAGGTGACAATAAGGACTTCGACAAGTCAGAGCTCTGGAGACCTTTAAATTGTCTTGTAGAAGCTGCAAGCAAAACAAAGTCCTTCAGATCAAGTCCGGCTGCTAGGGGAAATCAGCCCAACGAATCTGCTAGTAGTGCAAATGCTAGCAGAACTAAGGCTAAGGAATATCTGCTGAAGCCCAAAGTTCAAGATGAGAAGAAAGAGATTCCTGTCACAACAGTGCCATTTAAAAGGAAAGGACCTGGCCGGGGGAGGAAACCTGCACAACCTCCAGCCACTGCAGTGCCTAGTTCTGCAGTTAGCAAGAATGATAAATTATCAACCCCTGTATGGTTTTCATTGATTGCATCATTTGACCA GAAAGGAGCTCCACCCTTGCCGCAGATACCTACCCACTATTTGAGAATAAA AGATGACAATATGCCTGCATCATCCATCCAAAAGTATATCATGCAGAAGCTCAGTCTTCCAAGTGAGACTGAG GTTGAAATAAGCTGCTGTGGGCAGCCAGTGAATCCCATTCAACCCCTGCGTAATTTAATAGAGCGGTGGCTAAggttcggcccagctcgccccttGCAGACGGTGGTAGGCTCTGCAGGTGGAGACTATGTGATGGTCATATCTTACGGCCGACCGAAGTCTGCATAG
- the LOC121055993 gene encoding uncharacterized protein LOC121055993 — MSHFAAAMKSPLPVAAAAADGKSPLFCPKPRRPVAPLRCQHDAGASMDLLDLLLSKEESSFAAASSPQPPLFCGSPPRRASNPVVHDSRFGVDCPPMPAWPVVAAPLPMPAPVAVVHRPTPRPAAASPMPMSPRGGCARARFAFQPAAVRVEGFDCLDRGRGGRGHGITAMA; from the exons atgagccacttcgccgccgccatgaagAGCCCTctcccggtcgccgccgccgccgccgatggcaAGAGCCCGCTCTTCTGCCCCAAACCACGCCGCCCCGTCGCGCCCCTCCGCTGCCAACACGATGCCGGCGCCAGCATGGATCTCCtcgacctcctcctctccaag GAGGAGAGCAGCTTCGCggcggcctcgtcgccgcagccgccgctgttctgcggctcgccgccgcggcgggcgtcGAACCCGGTGGTGCACGACAGCCGGTTCGGCGTCGACTGCCCGCCCATGCCGGCGTGGCCCGTGGTcgcggcgccgctgccgatgccggcgccggtggcggtCGTCCACCGCCCCACCCcgcgtccggcggcggcgtcgccgatgCCGATGTCGCCGCGGGGCGGGTGCGCCCGCGCCCGGTTCGCGTTCCAgccggccgccgtccgcgTCGAGGGTTTTGACTGCCTCgaccgcggccgcggcgggcgcggccATGGCATCACCGCCATGGCCTAG
- the LOC102705973 gene encoding pyridoxal kinase translates to MTAVAVPPLRVSCSYPSWWWSPSPASKHYHLRGRCCFLFREEGESWLLLLRGRRRSGGRGGAAMARRPPLLSVALPSDTGRVLSIQSHTVQGYVGNKSAVFPLQLLGFDVDPINSVQFSNHTGYPTFRGQVLNGSQLWDLIEGLEENDLLHYTHLLTGYIGSVSFLTTVLQVVDKLRSVNPDLVYVCDPVLGDEGKLYVPQDLISVYQQKVVPVATMLTPNQFEVELLTGLRITSEEDGLKACNTLHDAGPRKVVITSALIDNKLLLIGSHKKAKEQPPEQFKIEIPKIPAYFTGTGDLTTALLLGWSNKYPDNLETAAELAVSSLQALLRRTVEDYKRAGFDPSTSSLEIRLIQSQDEIRSPQITCKAVKYR, encoded by the exons atgaccgccgtcgccgtgccgccgctccGCGTGTCGTGCTCGTACCCCtcgtggtggtggtcgccGTCCCCCGCTTCCAAGCACTACCACCTCCGCGGCCGTTGCTGCTTCCTCTTCAG ggaggagggggagagctggttgctgctgctgcgggggaggaggaggagtggtgGGAGGGGAGgtgcggcgatggcgcggcgccCGCCGCTGCTCTCCGTCGCGCTGCCGTCCGACACGGGCCGCGTGCTCAGCATCCAGTCCCACACCGTCCAG GGATATGTCGGCAACAAATCAGCCGTCTTTCCCCTGCAACTCCTGGGTTTTGATGTCGATCCAATAAACTCGGTACAGTTTTCTAATCACACAG GATACCCAACATTTAGAGGGCAGGTCCTCAATGGCAGTCAGCTGTGGGATCTTATTGAAGGGTTAGAGGAAAATGATTTATTGCATTATACCCATTTATTAACAG GGTATATTGGCTCTGTTTCCTTTTTAACTACAGTACTGCAAGTTGTTGACAAATTACGATCAGTCAATCCTGATCTTGTATATG TTTGTGACCCAGTTCTAGGTGATGAGGGAAAACTATATGTTCCTCAGGATTTAATATCTGTCTATCAACAGAAG GTTGTCCCAGTTGCTACGATGCTTACACCTAACCAATTTGAAGTTGAACTACTCACTGGTTTAAG GATTACTTCTGAAGAAGATGGCTTGAAAGCTTGCAATACGCTCCATGATGCTGGACCACGAAAG GTGGTAATAACTAGTGCACTTATTGACAATAAACTGCTCCTCATTGGAAGCCATAAAAAGGCAAAG GAACAACCACCAGAACAATTTAAGATTGAGATACCCAAGATACCTGCATATTTTACG GGAACTGGAGATTTAACAACTGCTCTTCTACTAGGATGGAGTAAT AAATACCCTGATAACCTTGAGACTGCGGCTGAGCTGGCAGTATCCAGTTTGCAG GCACTCCTAAGAAGAACCGTGGAAGATTATAAAAGGGCTGGATTTGACCCCTCCACCAGTAGCCTAGAGATCCGCTTGATTCAAAGCCAGGATGAAATACGAAGCCCCCAGATTACATGCAAGGCTGTGAAGTATCGCTGA
- the LOC121056010 gene encoding uncharacterized protein LOC121056010 has product MVSALRSHVSLIKGASFGEKTEEGERGSRAAEGGWSELAAMAAAVGSALASSPARAAVVLGVGVVLLAAVVVDAGGGGRAWTTALDGVCGDLGGYYVTPELCKSALCGGGGGGNPSSPCRAARGAGEVAALAARLAAANATATRASVESAARALEQTPSSSNGTEAAAAEARRQGMRSCLQLYAGAVPALEWAARSVAAGRYRGAREVLQAAQYVSLGCEGMAGGGEAAAAAPLPRENERFSVMAIVAHAVVASMLGP; this is encoded by the coding sequence ATGGTAAGTGCGTTGCGTTCTCACGTCTCGCTCATAAAAGGTGCGAGCTTTGGCGAGAAAACGGAGGAAGGTGAGAGAGGCAGCAGGGCGGCAGAGGGAGGCTGGAGCGAgctcgccgccatggccgccgcggtGGGTAGCGCGCTCGCGTCGTCTCCGGCGCGGGCCGCTGTTgtgctcggcgtcggcgtcgtgctcttggccgccgtcgtcgtcgacgccggtGGAGGGGGACGGGCGTGGACGACGGCGCTGGACGGCGTGTGCGGCGACCTGGGGGGATACTACGTCACGCCGGAGCTCTGCAAGTCGGCgctctgcggcggcggcggcggggggaacCCGTCGTCCCCATGCCGGGCGGCccgcggcgcgggggaggtggcggcgctggcggcgaggCTGGCGGCCGcgaacgcgacggcgacgagggccaGCGTCGAGTCCGCCGCGCGGGCGCTGGAGCAGACGCCGAGCAGCAGCAACggcacggaggcggcggcggcggaggcgaggaggcAGGGGATGCGGTCATGCCTGCAGCTGTACGCCGGCGCGGTGCCGGCGCTGGAGTGGGCGGCGCGGTCGGTTGCCGCGGGCCGGTAccgcggcgcgcgggaggTGCTGCAGGCGGCGCAGTACGTGTCGCTGGGGTGCGAGgggatggccggcggcggcgaggcggctgcggcggcgccgcttCCACGGGAGAACGAGCGGTTCAGCGTGATGGCCATCGTGGCGCACGCCGTCGTGGCCTCCATGCTTGGGCCCTAG
- the LOC102715904 gene encoding ankyrin-1, with the protein MTPAPSVLALEAAQDGNLRLLRKLAKNLDLRGVKSKDGLNALHFAASHGHLECCKFLVEESGLDVNSVGHKGETPVFCAAIDGSVRVFRYVLDRGGDPARPHDRGSTPLHCAADHGHDEAVRLLLSQRVHVDPLNYRGAPLHLAASKGQDKALKVLLEHGADPNRVVNHIFSPLMMACCAHSLKCMKLLIEAGADANGNSTTGPTPLTEAVDDGLTDFVKFLLGAGADPNIPNEHGRIPIMVAAARGQRELVEILFPRTKPMPCLPDWSVDGIIRTMRSVHIEPQDAIPVEQEVSDAKSKGKEAFAKGDYLTAVYFYTLVNKFPLDATLFANRSLCWLRQLEGDRALLDAQQCRLLRPGWAKAWYREGAALSFMKDYKGAVDAFWGALKLDPGNDEVENTLREAIECMKRAARSEEDKNP; encoded by the exons ATGACCCCCGCCCCCTCCGTCCTCGCCCTCGAGGCTGCCCAGGACGGCAACCTCCGCCTCCTCAGGA AGCTGGCGAAGAATCTGGACCTGAGGGGAGTGAAGAGCAAGGATGGGCTGAATGCGCTCCACTTCGCTGCAAGCCATGGCCACCTGGAGTGCTGCAAGTTCTTGGTGGAGGAATCAGGCCTCGATGTCAACTCGGTTGGTCACAAAG GTGAAACGCCGGTGTTCTGCGCCGCGATCGATGGGAGCGTTCGGGTTTTTAGGTACGTTCTTGATCGTGGTGGTGACCCGGCGAGACCTCATGACAGGGGCTCCACGCCGCTGCATTGTGCAGCAGATCATG GGCATGATGAGGCTGTAAGACTGTTGCTGTCTCAACGAGTTCATGTGGATCCTTTGAATTATCGCGGGGCCCCACTGCACTTGGCTGCCTCAAAGGGCCAGGACAAGGCATTGAAGGTTCTACTTGAGCATGGTGCTGAT CCCAACAGAGTTGTCAACCATATCTTTTCACCACTCATGATGGCATGCTGTGCACACTCCTTGAAGTGCATGAAGCTACTTATTGAG GCTGGCGCTGATGCGAACGGCAATAGTACCACTGGACCGACTCCTTTAACCGAGGCAGTCGATGATGGATTAACTGATTTTGTCAAATTCTTGCTAGGGGCTGGAGCTGACCCTAACATTCCTAATGAG CACGGGAGGATTCCTATCATGGTGGCAGCAGCTCGTGGTCAACGAGAGCTTGTTGAAATTCTATTTCCTAGGACAAAACCGATGCCATGTCTGCCAGATTGGAGTGTTGATGGGATAATTAGAACTATGAGATCTGTACATATTGAGCCTCAG gaTGCAATTCCTGTGGAACAAGAAGTGTCCGATGCAAAGTCAAAAGGGAAGGAAGCATTTGCAAAGGGTGACTACCTTACAGCCGTCTACTTCTACACCCTGGTAAAT AAATTCCCACTTGATGCCACCTTGTTTGCCAACCGGAGCCTTTGCTGGCTGCGGCAGCTAGAAGGAGACAGAGCTTTATTGGATGCACAGCAGTGCAGATTGCTGCGTCCTGGTTGGGCCAAGGCATGGTACCGTGAGGGCGCAGCTCTCAGTTTCATGAAG GACTACAAAGGAGCAGTCGACGCATTCTGGGGAGCACTGAAGCTTGACCCTGGTAACGACGAGGTCGAGAACACGCTAAG GGAAGCGATCGAGTGTATGAAGAGAGCTGCTCGCTCTGAAGAAGATAAGAACCCTTga